aaaagtatgcATTGAGTTTAAAGCATgattttgtaactttgataCCTAACCAACAACCttctaaaatattaaaaagagttGTGTTTTACTGACCTTAGAATTAAAGCAAAACAACAGATTATTTCAATGTTTTATATTTGTATcttattaaacaaataaacacactAAAAGCCATCGCGTGCATTTATCCACATGTTGATACAGTAAACAGTTTAAATGTCTAACTAATTATTTACAGACGGTTTCTATTTACAATATCTTTACAACATCGTTTGGGattcatgaaaataatttcttatCAGTTTGTATACTTGGTTTATCTTTTTGCCTTCGTTGCATACGAGTACCGCTGATGCATTGAATTTTACTTTGCGTTGATAAAAATAGATTAACCCTCTGTATTCgtatcaccatccattaattaaatttatttgattgataaatgtgatgccgtctctgtttgttttgttcgaatagaatgtgacggtatcacatttatccgtcaaataaaattaatctatgGGTAGTGGAAGAAGTTCTTAGTCTTAGTTGTTTATGTAACGGTTTTAACGGTTCAACTCACTGTTATAAGCGGCGGAAGACAAATGGCGAAGCGAATCTTCTATTTGGAACTTATTgttaacgcacttggaatcacaatctttttcaccatttctttttgACCCGAGGTATAGGATGAAGGTaaaaagagatgatgaatgcgatcgcgacTGCGATAATACGGCCTCTTTAGGAGATTTAAGGGGTTAtttcaacatccattgattaattttattcgacggataaatgtaatacCGTCTCCGtcaatttgaacaaaacaaacagagacggcgtcacatttatccgtcagataaatttattcaatattatggtgaaacagggggtaagcgAAAGAAAGACGGACAGCTCCATCTGAAAAAAGATGTGCAGATGCTACATATGAAAAGATGTCGCACCGAACCATTTCGATGGAAAGATTTGGCAGCACAGTGGCTTGAATGCGATCGATCGCATTCAACCTTTTCGATGAAGCAGTGTTGAGGATGCCAACGTCGTGAACACAAACACCCTTAAAAAAGATCTTCCGATAAGATGGAAACTAGTCAGCCTGTACAATtgtgaggtcgcgggtgagcaaagtaattgttttagttcagtgAGTTGAACTGTCTCTGCGATAGACTTGGTGAACTTGTCAAAATAGACAACTCGGGTGCCATGCCAACCTTACATAgccgtttattattatttgtattatgattatgagaGAGTGGCAAACGAGGAAGCGAGTCATCTGATGAGAAATAATCACCATCGCCTATTACCTATACCAACAACTCAAGAACCACTTATCTATTTCCGGCCTCTAGAGAAAGTATtacttttcttgaaagccccgatgtcgTAATTATCTGGAAACACTGCTGGTGGAAATTGATTCCACAACTTCACTGAAGCTTAACTTAATAAGTCTTTATCAAATGGTCAGACACGAAGGGCGTGAAGGCCTCGGGATCTTTCATCTCTTTCTTACGCAACGAACAGCTCTTTTGCTTATGCCCCGTCTCAGACTTATTATGAATCGGTTTGTACTGAGCAGGTATAGACACACTCTTTTTGGCATCACATTCTTTTTTGGCAACTAGTTTTGACATTGGCATTATCTACTTTAGTATCATGTATAAAAGATTTAATGATTTTTGTTGAGGCTGTTTTCATCTCATACTGGTTTAAATTAGGTTCCTTTATTTCCAGTTGGCTGTGGTGAAGGCATGTGGAGGTTGTCTGAAAAggataaataaatttgttaattttactgTCATATCTTTTATTTCTTGATAATATATAGCGAAGGCCACCAAAGAAGAGGGGCAGTTGACGGTACGCGATCACTGGCACCCATGAGATCCGGCAAGCCCAAGAGAGACGCTGGCCTGTTGCCGGCTTTTAGTGGAACTTTTCTGTTTTCTTCTCTTGAGAACTTCAAAATCTAGTCatagttttttaattacaaacttTCATGCGTGTTTTCAAATGTCACAAAACACCACCCACACCCCTACCAGCCGGCCCACCGCCGGTCATACAGGTAGCAAGCAATAGAGTACATTTTCAGTCAATGACCATGTTTGCGTATCGTAAGACGGGCAGGATAGGTACACGTGTCTACGAGTTTTGGCTTAGgtcagattataaaaaaaaaaattgaaaaaatggcACAACTCGCGTTTAAATGTTTGCCATGCCAGGGCTTGGGTTTATGTAAAGTAGTTATGAGGTGAACCACATTACCTGGGGCGGCGGGTCCCTCGGGCGCGCGTAGAGTGCAGCGCGCCCCTCCAGCTCGCTGCGCAGGCGCcacgcgcgcgccgccagcgccCGCGAGCGCGCAGACCGCCCGTCTGAACGGACCACGTGCCATCTgcattgaaaaacattttattagaGACTGTCCGACTAACCCCATCTATAATCGGGCGCGAATAACCTCACCTACCTAAccagcaaaaaataataatttattaactcaggcattactttgcgaaggtccccATGAATTAACTATCGACAATTAGATTGCTTACTCGCAAACATActatagctacgtttatgcttCAATGTGTATTCATACAGTTAGTCCATCTCTACACTGTCGgaacacaaaaaaacacaaacccaactatcaccaccaccgcactacgctgacgcgtttcgaactgaATCAGAGTTTGTTGAGTGTGGTGGTACTGATAGTTAAATATTATGTGGTACGTGTGGATTCCTACAGTATGATAGAGGAGGAGGAgctgcataaacacacatttcttgcataaacgtagctattattCTAAGGTCACGGATGAGCATAATTGTTCACAGTTCATTGAAGTGGACCTCCTTAAATTAACGTATTGTCAGATATTGTTATGAACTTCTTCTATACCTGGTCATCATCTGGAGCAGCCTGGCGCCCTGGCCGGCCTGCCGAAGGGCGAGGCACGCAGCCCTCAACGCCGCCACACTGCGCGCCTCTTGAGCCCCGAAGGACAGTCTCAACGCAGAAGAATAGTAGTTTAAAGAAAGCGGGAGAAGACCtgcaaaaaataacatttaggtcatccatcatcattatatcGGCTGTAGCAAGTCCACTGTTaaacataggcctctcccatagacctccagttgcttcagatGAATGCGGCCTGCATCCAACGAATCGAACGAACGAGTATGCTTATCATTGGATGCCTTACAGCTGATATGACATTGTTACGATTTTTGTTACATCCATTGATAGCGAAAACTAGAGATACATACTAGTAGATTATCTCACCTCTCCCTTTTAACCAatttccgtataaaatatagTGCTCCCAATTCCTAGGCTCTAGTTCTAGAAGTTTCTCTAGGATGCTTCTTTTCTCTTCTTCAGGCTTGAGTAGAAGCAGTTCCAAATAGGCTTGCACGAAGCGTGGTTCCAGAGTTATACATCGCTCCAGCATCTTCAAAGCGTCTGATAGGCGGTTTTTTCTTCTGGAATCAATTGAGAAGGGGAGAACTTGAAACTAGTATTGTAGGTACTCGCAAAATGGCGGTCCAAAGTCCAAATCTAAGTGAGACACGACGTAgtgctttttttattatttataaatatagcaATTAGTTTACGGTTTACTTTTATATTATCTTCCcacttcctactaatataataagtaagtctgtttgtttgttagtttgttacttcatcaagtctaaaccgctgaaccgatttagatgaacttcggtatacagatagttcgagtcccggggaaggacataggatagtttgtatcccggaaaattgcatattttccgcgggatagtgaaaaccgaaatttacgcggacggattcgcgggtaacggctagtatttaaatattttctctaaaaaagtataatttacATGATTACCTACACAGAAAAAGGTGGactttatgaatattttatttcaaggtTCAACTTTGTTGACGTATTCATATTTGAGATACGATATTTTATATAAAGTAGTAACGATTTGCATTtgtttaagagaagtttccatGCCGGCCGCGCgaccgcgttaggtattcgtttgggatattgctgtctttatcgctcgtgacataagcactcgcagccgtcccccccatgccttccgcaacgacgaccgtaatttatatcgagataggcAGCTGTAAGCTTTttaagatttgggcggttgaattttgggtttcgttgtcctcatattatacgaaaagcattgcacagaaatcaatgatattttacaatcaagatattcattacaTTTTCTAtccctgtggttttttcgatttttgtaaaaatgctttattagtctgtaattctcgtgcaaagttgacatctttttttgtcgacttttgagctcctgtaattctaacattacacatttatatgaaaatctgaaaaaccacaggcatagataattacgtctagtccatacttacaaaatttcatctatttctgttgcctagttttcaaatgagaccgggactacgtttgtatggagaatggaacgaagataCTTCTCTTAGCATTGTCGCCTAAAAGAGCCTAATCTTATTTCGAATTTGCATAAGACGCATTATAGAGACAGTAATCGGTAGATATTTTTACCTGTAAAGTTTGGCAAGATTATAGTGCGCGTTGACATGATCCCTGTTGTATTTCAAAGCTTGCAAGAAATGATGTTCCGCGCGGCCCGAAGCCAGCACCAATGTGCCCAGGTTGTTGTGGGCACTCGCGTAACTGGGCCATAGCCTGATGAGAAACAATTTACTATAATCGTAGAATCTAAATTTTACACGAAAGACGATCACTGATTGTTAGACATAGAACTTCCTATCGGTACCACGATATAAGCACGATATGCTTAGTTTTATTCGTCTCTCTTTGATCGGAGTAAAGTGGCTTGTTCTTTGGCACCTTTGTCGAAAAAATTTGATTGTGGCTTTTCGCTATTTAGCGCCGATAATAATCGCTCCATCTATGTGTACCGAGGGACTGTGCCGTAACTTTATTTGATGCAAGGACCTAGAAAGTGGTTAACGTTCGAATGTGTAACTGATTCTAAGAACGTTAGCTGTTATGGTTTGTTATGCCTGATCTCGTGAAATTTTGCTGACTGACGTTACTAATAACGATAGAGGTACTAGGGTTTTATAATGGAAGAGGTGATATTATAACGATGGTATCCTGAGGTTGTATCATTCTCTTTTTGCattcttctttctttcctttATCTCCTCACTTAGTCTTGACGGTACCTTACTATTAAACAAAATACTCACTCTGTCTAGgcataaacaaacaatataaaattaattacttacctacttctaCTACTACTACCTTTACTATTTATACGTACTTTAATGCTTCTTTGTAATGTTTGACGGCGTTCTCCTGCTGCTCCATGTCTTTTAAGAAATTTGCGAAGTTGTAGTGCAATTTGGCATTGTGAGGCAGTACAGCCAAATCCGCTCtgtaataagaaatattttcgATTAGCAGAGAACAAAAATTATGTAGCTTAGTGAGTGGTGATCTTTACAATTAAGTCTCGAAGTGACGACATTAGATCAAGAAACGTCGGTCAGTCACCCAACGTAGCTTTGAAAACAATGAatcgatatattattataatgtattgtttgcaTTACTTTATGCATTTCtgttattatcatcatcatcatcccagcctatatacgtcccactgctgggcacaggcctcctctcagaacaagagggattgggctatagttcccacgcgggcctagtgcggattgggaacttcacacgcaccattgaattgcttcgcaggtttgtgcaggtttcctcacgatgttttccttcaccgcaaagctcatggtcaatttcaaatgtaattccgcacatgaatttggaaaaactcagaggtgcgagccggggttcgaacccacgaccctctgtttgagaggggataggtcaaaccactaggccaccacggctttttctgTTATTGCTCCAATCTAATTGCACTACATGCTTaaagttattattttcttttttcaacTGTAAAGGTAGGTAAAGATCACTCTGAAGTGATATTGCCTTCGAAAATTTTCTTTATGTGTATATCAACAAAGAGTATTGTACCAGTAGCTATtatacagtcacctgcaataaTATCTGTCACCACTACTAATACAGTGAATCTTATCGTTCAGTACCCACCTCAACAGCGTCTCCCGCGTCCGCCAGTCCCCGTTCCTGAGCTGCGTCCGCGTCGCGCCGCCGGCGACCAGCACCGCCGCACCCACCACCAGCCAGCGCCGGTCCCAGTGCCGCCATAGCAGCTGCAGCCCGTATGCTGTGAGGATCACTGACCCAACGCTGGAATGAAAGCGTGTTGGGTCAGTGAAGAAGAACAAATGAggagttataaattaaataaaaaataattgacaattattttcatttccGTTGAACAGCTCATAATTTGTCATAAAGAATCTCACATTTTTTATACGCATCGTAAGAAGCACCTCTGCACTACACGAAGGATTTCGGTAGGTCCTTAAGATACAACTTTCTCCCTTTTCTCAGCCAGTCTTCTAATGATGAGGATCGTGACCTCAATAAATTCCATCGAAAGTTTTTAGTCTTTTGCCCTGTGGATTGTTGCAGCAATACGAGTAGACTGCTCTAGATTTTGAAATCTAGTCAAACCATCTTTTTGGGTTACACTGAGTCATTAACTCAAGAAtcaattatatgttttttttacaagcttttatttagttttatctgtcacgttgtctgtctgtctgtctgtctgtaatcaaatcttgcaagttaaattcaaccaactttcAATAGTTGGATTCACTTGAAGTAcatggtatacttatgtaaattgcctGAGTAGTATACGTGAAAGAAATATTAATGTGAAAACTTCCAAGATCAAACCTTGGCAAGTAAAGAACTCTTTCAGCAACAACGAAGCCAACAGTGACGAGTAGATTGGAGGCCGGTAGGTAGGGAATCACCAGGAGCATCAGCCCGGCTACGGCAGGAGTGTGCCTTTGaagctgaaacaaaaaaaaaatatcaaagagcTTTCTCAAAAAGTCGTTCTCTATTAATAAAAGTTAGCACGCTTTGCTGCAAGAACCTACCTACGTAGATTACATACTAAATAAGTCAGCTCTAGAGACCAGTAACGTGCTAGATGTTTTTAGACCTCCAGTCAccgcaccaatatctgatacaacaaaggGTGCATAAGTTTTTACGGATATTATACGGATCTATTTCAAGGGCCggcaggacgtgtcagatattttttcatgcttcgctgtagcagatattaatgaagGTGACAGTACAAGGCGACCAACATTTGTTTATGTAGTTGCGCTGTATAAGGTATTAGTACGCACCTCTAAATCCACCAAGCATCTATACGAGAGTGCGAGCAGTGCTATCAGGGCGGCACAGGTCAGCAGGTTCCGAGGGTCCCAGCCGCTGGTGACGAGCGGCACGGAGCCCATCTGCCAGTCGTGGCTGAGGGTCCACGGGCACAGCAGCAGCCACCAGTTGAACGCTGCTAGGTAGCAGAATGTCATCAGCCTGGAAAAGAACGGTTAACAcgttttatttcatcatcatcatcagccgggaaacgtccactgctgaacaaaggcctcccccttaggacATCATAATGAAagacaactcgccatttgcataCACCGGCTGCCCACCACTCTCAcgatatagaaagaaagaaagaagacatttattcactaatacggaagacacacaaatacaataaaatttacacaattacaaaaaaaaacatgaaaacacatgaaaatatgttatttcgcaaaagtgaaacgatcgctgactcagcattatgctgaggcgttaagcgccagcagcgctgattttccaccagaaccgtctgtgactcatatcgcatatcgtcagtccacctaaaCATGTCATATGTACAGTTAGATCTACAGGCAGATGTTAAGCCTGTtattcgtcttccggtttgtggttgCCACTCGTGGACTTTTgtcccccaacggttatttgtCCTTCGGGCGATGTGACACACGGATGTGATATGGAACACGTTTTATTAATTCATATTACGTCGAAAGGCGTACTGTCAAATTATTTTTCCAAGACCAACAGCTACAGGCATTGTGACCATTAATTAGGGCAATCCTAGCTATTTAGCTGCACTGGGCAAAGATATTTTTCATCGCCCTTTACATACACTATACACTAATGGAAGGTGATGCCCTGATAGCGAATGGCTAGTCTGGAAGAagtcaatttgaaaaaaattctgCCCCCcccacctaacctaacctaacccgcAAGAGCAGTAAAATTTTAAGGTCTTTGCATCGAATCGCAAGTGTAGTTTTGACCTGACAAAGAATGAAGGGTGGAAGGCTGGCGGGTTGTCCTGCGGTGAGAACGCCGGCAGCGAGCCCTGCAGCACcgcgaccctggctgcagcgaGCAGCGCCAGCGCACCAAGGGCCACCGACACCCGCGCACATGCGCCTTCGCCTTTCCAGCGCCATTTCACCGTGAAGGAACATCTGGAATTTATAACGTATTTATTGTAAGGATtgttatataattttgtattactgGTCTAAACTAGGCTTAAATGGATAGGTTTTATTTGGATGGTCACATCTATACCACCGGAAGAGACCTTTTGAATTTACCGAAACTATGTTTTCGACAGCAATCCAAAcagttttttaataaagttaacCTATTGAGTTGTACTTACCATGCACTAGTTGAAATATTCTCAAGTATTCTTTTTATAACAAGTCTCgtaataaaaccgcattcaaatcggtccacccttttaagagctacggtgccacagacagacacagacatacagacacacagatacatagcggtcaaacttaaaacacccctctttttgcgtcgggggttaaaaatgtgcATTTATTGTGCAGTGTAAGTCACTTCTCATTCTAATATAGAGAGAGGTTTATATAGGTAACTCTCATGGGAacggtaatgagggctatcgttttttgtctcactagatggcgcactgttgcgtgaggtttttaagtatggctttcaaagtctgttattacgggcgtgaaaacaaagtttagattaaaatcatatttaatacaccttaaagccgtagcataaaaatatcgagcatgccacagtgttgcaaagtccccgttttgttcggaaaaaagggaggacaaaggtttccgaaagacaaaactgtctcaaaacacagacattcattgccccggaacgcatatttgccataattaatttcagatattgcaaaatattcacaaaattattctaattataaataaacccgcgtagctcacccaaaaactatgagatttgacatttcggagacctcacgctacactagagcctttagcggcgaattcattcgcgatagccctcattctgtcGACATTCTGAGTACTGAATTAACTGAACTAATTCCAGAATGAGTTTCTATCCGATGTCTTAAGCCATACTATTTCAGAAAACGTTGCGTTGCGTTGTGTTGGTGTGTTTCAGGATTCGTGTAACGCGCAGCTCACCTAGCCCCCGGCCAGCTCTTGTACAGGTTGAACGCGACGTTGAACAGCAGCGCCGTCAGCCCCGTCTCTTTGGCCAGCATACTCAGCGCCGCCAGCGCCACGCTCCACCAAGCCCGGTGCCGACCCGAACACCTGTAACCACGA
Above is a window of Choristoneura fumiferana chromosome 2, NRCan_CFum_1, whole genome shotgun sequence DNA encoding:
- the LOC141445604 gene encoding LOW QUALITY PROTEIN: protein O-mannosyl-transferase TMTC1-like (The sequence of the model RefSeq protein was modified relative to this genomic sequence to represent the inferred CDS: deleted 1 base in 1 codon) encodes the protein MRRRPLPPVREENPKTFRTLCENDWAIYSLVALVAGVTYANALSGEFVHDDIPAIVTNGDVNGGNEVLAVFKNDFWGTPMSDPASHKSYRPLTTLSFRLNYLFCGLSPWWWHACNVALHAACCALVARTGAVVARLRRPFAAFAALLFAVHPVHTEAVTGVVGRADVLASILFLSSILLYHGCSGRHRAWWSVALAALSMLAKETGLTALLFNVAFNLYKSWPGARCSFTVKWRWKGEGACARVSVALGALALLAAARVAVLQGSLPAFSPQDNPPAFHPSFFVRLMTFCYLAAFNWWLLLCPWTLSHDWQMGSVPLVTSGWDPRNLLTCAALIALLALSYRCLVDLELQRHTPAVAGLMLLVIPYLPASNLLVTVGFVVAERVLYLPSVGSVILTAYGLQLLWRHWDRRWLVVGAAVLVAGGATRTQLRNGDWRTRETLLRADLAVLPHNAKLHYNFANFLKDMEQQENAVKHYKEALKLWPSYASAHNNLGTLVLASGRAEHHFLQALKYNRDHVNAHYNLAKLYRRKNRLSDALKMLERCITLEPRFVQAYLELLLLKPEEEKRSILEKLLELEPRNWEHYILYGNWLKGRGLLPLSLNYYSSALRLSFGAQEARSVAALRAACLALRQAGQGARLLQMMTRWHVVRSDGRSARSRALAARAWRLRSELEGRAALYARPRDPPPQTTSTCLHHSQLEIKEPNLNQYEMKTASTKIIKSFIHDTKVDNANVKTSCQKRMDAKKSVSIPAQYKPIHNKSETGHKQKSCSLRKKEMKDPEAFTPFVSDHLIKTY